The genomic region CTGATTTCAATATCGACACAACACATGAAGGTATACTGAACCCCGGAATCAAAAGTATAAATGATATACGGACAAGAAGGGTCATCGTTGAAAGGACGGGAAACGAAGATGCATCCTTCGGAGGTTGGGTTCTCACCCATATCACCCCTGCGGAATACTCACTTAATTCGGGAATAACTCAGGAAGTATTCATCCAGTCAATGAAAATCTACGAGGGTGATGAGCTGACATGGGAATGCGATTCCCAGGACACGTTCTACAGTATAGAGGATGGCCTGCCTGTACTTGTTCCCGGAACACTCATCAGGCTTGAAGTTGAGGTTCTTCACACAAATCCTCAGTACACACCTGCGTACTACGTTTACGCTCACGGGCCCTGTCCCATATGGCCCCGCCACTGGATGAACGATGATGGCCTATGGGGAGACAGGACAGCGGACGATGGAATCTACAGTTACGAATGGTACGTAGAGGCATCATCGCAGCACTGGTTCATAGCGGCGGATATAATAGATGCCGATACAATGCTCGATGAAGAGGAAGAAGATTACGATTCCGGCGCATGGGGAATCCTTGCGCTGAGTTCGTAACAGAAAGAAAAAGGTAAAAAGAATGTCACACAAAACTAAAATAGTTGGAATTGCAGCTCTTGCGCTGACTCTGCTGGCCGGAACCGCCATGGCTCAGGGTCCCGGAGGATGGGGTCGGGCAGAAGGAGGCCCTCGAATGGGTGCTGCTGAAATGGCTCCGGGACCTGGAGGACAGGGCGGATTCGGAATGGAGAACCTTGCCCGGTTCAGAATGATGTTCAGGTATCTTGATCTTACGGAAGATCAGGTCGATGAAATCCGGTCAATCACAGAAACTGCCAGGCAAGAAACCATGAACATCATGGAAGCAGCCGGAAGGCCTGAAGATCATGAAACCTTTATTGAAATCTTCACTTCCTCGATCCTTACAGTCAGTGACCTTGAAGAGGTGGCTGACCAGAGGGACGAAGTAAAGGAAGCCATGCAGGATGTAATCTTCGTAGCCATAGTTGATGTGCACGATGTACTTACTGCCGAACAGCTTGAAAAGCTGGCCGAAATTGCGGAGGAGCACGCAGGAGGAATGGGTCGTGGTCCAGGAATGGGAAACAGATAAATGAGATAACATCCTCCTAAGTTATCTGAACCTCCACACACCTCCCTACCGGACCGGGGGAAGGCGCTGCCAGCGCCTTCCCCCCTCACGTTGGGTCTAAACTATCTGAACTTTACCTCTCGATCTTTAATATTTCATCATCGACAGCTTGCAGCAGCTTGCGAAATTCGCTCCTGAGTGCAATACTGCGTCTTACGGAAGGAAGAGTATCAGTTATGTTCACCGACTTGAATACAGCTTTGCGGGAAGCCACGGGGAAGGCAGATCTCCTGGGGGAATCCTTCTGCGTGGTCTCAGGAATTAAAAACGATGCAAAAATTTACAGAATTTATCCACTGAAAGGTTTCGGCCTGCCTCCGGGCGGTACGCTTGAAGAAGTTGTTGCGCCGAAAGTTGAACGGACGGAAATTGAACCCCCCGAGAAGATCAGCACAAACGGATTCTAATGATGGAGGAGAAATTGAGCATATTTCCAACCGATATTGAAATAGCGAATAAAGCTGTTCCTCATCCCATAACCGAGATCGCAGAAGAACTTGGCTTACTGCCAGAGGATATCGACCTTTATGGAGATGACAAGGCTAAAGTACATCTTGATGCTCTTGAGAAGAGAAGAAAAGGCTACGGTAGACTTGTTCTTGTTTCAGCAATCACCCCTACATCTGCCGGTGCCGGAAAGACCACAACCACAATAGGCCTTACACAGGGACTCGCAAGGCTTGGGAAGTCTGTAAGCTGCGCAGTTAGGGAACCTTCTCTGGGCCCGATATTCGGGCTTAAGGGAGGCGCGGCTGGCGGGGGATATTCACAGGTAATACCAATGGAGGATATAAATCTTCATTTCACAGGGGATATACATGCCATTACCGCCGCGAACAACCTGCTTGCGGCGGCACTGGACAATCACCTTCACAGGGGAAACCCCTCCCGCCTGGATCCCAGAACCATCAGTTTCAGGCGTGTATTGGATATGAATGACAGATCACTCAGAGATATTATCATAGGTCTCGGCGGCAGAACCCAGGGAGTTCCCAGAGAATCAGGATTTGACATATCCGCTGCAAGCGAGATAATGGCCATACTCTCCCTGGCTACAGACATGGATGACCTGAAAAGGCGGCTGGACCGTATTTTCATTGGCCTTACCTATGACCGCGGAGAAGTTTCAGCAAAGGAAATGGGTGTCACCGGGGCTATGGCCATGCTGCTTAAGGACGCTATTAAGCCGAATCTGGTTCAGACCCTTGAAGGAAATCCTGCCTTCGTGCATTGCGGGCCTTTTGCCAATATCGCTCATGGCTGCAATTCACTTCTGGCAACGAAGATGGCTATAGCTTTCTCGGACTGGGCAATAACGGAAGCCGGATTCGGCTTCGACCTCGGCGCCGAGAAGTTCTTTGATATAAAGTGCCCTTACGGAAATCTATGCCCGAGCCTTGTGGTTCTTGTGGTTACCTGCCGAGCTCTTAAAATGCATGGTGGTGTTAAGAAAAAAGACCTTGAAACTCCGGATGAGCAAGCTCTTGCAGCAGGCCTGCCTAACATGGAGAAGCATATTGAGAATATCGGTAAATTCGGACTACCGGCGGTTATCTGTGTAAACAGATTCTCTCACGATACGGAGGAGGAACTCGATCTGGTTCTTAATCGTTGCGCAGAACTTGGAATCCCCGCTGCCGTTGGAGACGGATTTGTAAACGGGGGGAAAGGGATGGAGGAACTTGCTTCCCTTGTAGTTGAAAACGCACGGGACTGCAGCAGCACTTTCAAACCACTGTACGACTGGAACCGGAGTGTGGAGGAAAAGATTGAGACAATCGCTAAAGAGATCTACGGAGCCGAGTATATAGACTACACCAGCCTGGCAAGGAAAGATCTTCGTACGATAAAAAGACTCGGTTTTGAAAAACTCCCGGTCTGCATAGCAAAAACGCAGAAATCCCTTTCGGACAATCCGAAACTTCTTGGAAGACCCAAAGATTTTGTTGTAACGGTAAGGGAAATAGAAATATCCGCTGGAGCAGGTTTCCTGGTGCCAATAACAGGGAGCATAATGCGGATGCCCGGGCTTCCCAAGGTTCCTGCGGCCACAAAGATGGATGTTGATGATGATGGAAATGTCACCGGATTGTTTTAGCCGGACGAAACAGGCAATACCGTGAGCCGAAGAAAATCTCTTTCATCTCTTAACCCTTTTCTCTACAGGGCATCGGTGTTTATGCACCGACAGGTTCGAAGAATGAAATGGTGTTTCGGTCGAGAAAAGTACGCCCTGAGGAAATCGGATGAAACTCTTCCGGAAACGGTTGTCACCCACAGGTCTATTCTGATGAGAAAGCTACAGGGAACCGACCAGACTCTGCAGAAAAACAAAATTACAAGCCTGAGAACCGCATCCTCACGCATCGATGGGGTGATAATCAATCCCGGAGAGGTTTTTTCTTTCTGGAGATTGGTAGGAAAACCTCTGAAAAGAAGGGAGTTCCTGCCGGGGCTGCAGCTTTCCTTTGGTGAGCTGGTTTCCATGGTGGGCGGCGGCCTCTGCCAGTTTTCAAACCTGCTCCACTGGCTGGTGCTTCAATCCCCGATGGAAGTTGTGGAGCGTCACAGACATAAATTCGATCCGTTCCCCGACTACAAGAGAACCGTTCCATTCGGTACTGGAGCCACGGTTTTCTACAACTACCTGGATTTCATGTTTAAGAACAATACTTCCTGGCGGTTTCAGCTTAGAACGTGGGTGGATGAGGAATATCTGCGGGGGGAGATCAGATGCGAACAGGCTCTTCCCTGCAAATTCACTGTGGAAGAGAGAGAACATCGCTTTGTCCGGATCAATGGAATCGTATACAGAGAGAACGAACTATGGCGCAAAGAAACCGACCTGGAAACTTCAGAAATACTGAAAGAGGAGCTTCTTTTAAAGAACCACTCCGAAGTTCGTTACGATGTCTCGGAAATGCCCGGCATAGAAGTTGTTGAACAGGAGTAAACCTTTAGCCCGGGTTTCCCTTCTTACTTTAATTGAGAGTTCAGCTGAGCCAATTCGTAATCGACCATTTCGTTAACTAATACGTCAAATGAAATCTCCGGTTTCCAGCCGAGAAGATTCTCGGCCTTGGAAGCATCTCCCATAAGAACGTCTACTTCTGTTGGTCTGAAGTATCTTTTGTCTACAGTAACGTATTTTTTCCAGTCAAGATCCAGCCTGCCGAATGCCCTGTCAAGAAAATCCCGAATGGAATGGGTTTCACCGGTTGCTATAACGAAATCATCACCCTCAGGCCGCTGCAGCATAAGGTGCATCGCCGATGCGTAATCTTTCGCATGGCCCCAGTCACGTTTCGCGTCAAGGTTTCCCAGAGCGAGGTTATTCTGAAGGCCCATCTTTATCCTTGCGGCCGCGATAGCGATTTTTCTGGTAACGAAGTTTCTTCCCCGTCTTGGTGATTCATGGTTGAACAGAATTCCGCTTGACGCGTGAAGCCCGTACCCTTTTCTATAGTTAACCACCATCCAGTGCGAATAGAGCTTTGCTGCGGCGTATGGGCTTCTTGGATGGAAGGGGGTCTCCTCATTTTGGGGAGGGGGCGAAGAACCGAACATTTCACTTGTGGAAGCCTGGTAGAATTTGCATTCCCCCAGAAGCCCAACTTCCCC from Candidatus Aegiribacteria sp. harbors:
- a CDS encoding Spy/CpxP family protein refolding chaperone translates to MSHKTKIVGIAALALTLLAGTAMAQGPGGWGRAEGGPRMGAAEMAPGPGGQGGFGMENLARFRMMFRYLDLTEDQVDEIRSITETARQETMNIMEAAGRPEDHETFIEIFTSSILTVSDLEEVADQRDEVKEAMQDVIFVAIVDVHDVLTAEQLEKLAEIAEEHAGGMGRGPGMGNR
- a CDS encoding formate--tetrahydrofolate ligase gives rise to the protein MEEKLSIFPTDIEIANKAVPHPITEIAEELGLLPEDIDLYGDDKAKVHLDALEKRRKGYGRLVLVSAITPTSAGAGKTTTTIGLTQGLARLGKSVSCAVREPSLGPIFGLKGGAAGGGYSQVIPMEDINLHFTGDIHAITAANNLLAAALDNHLHRGNPSRLDPRTISFRRVLDMNDRSLRDIIIGLGGRTQGVPRESGFDISAASEIMAILSLATDMDDLKRRLDRIFIGLTYDRGEVSAKEMGVTGAMAMLLKDAIKPNLVQTLEGNPAFVHCGPFANIAHGCNSLLATKMAIAFSDWAITEAGFGFDLGAEKFFDIKCPYGNLCPSLVVLVVTCRALKMHGGVKKKDLETPDEQALAAGLPNMEKHIENIGKFGLPAVICVNRFSHDTEEELDLVLNRCAELGIPAAVGDGFVNGGKGMEELASLVVENARDCSSTFKPLYDWNRSVEEKIETIAKEIYGAEYIDYTSLARKDLRTIKRLGFEKLPVCIAKTQKSLSDNPKLLGRPKDFVVTVREIEISAGAGFLVPITGSIMRMPGLPKVPAATKMDVDDDGNVTGLF
- a CDS encoding VanW family protein is translated as MSRRKSLSSLNPFLYRASVFMHRQVRRMKWCFGREKYALRKSDETLPETVVTHRSILMRKLQGTDQTLQKNKITSLRTASSRIDGVIINPGEVFSFWRLVGKPLKRREFLPGLQLSFGELVSMVGGGLCQFSNLLHWLVLQSPMEVVERHRHKFDPFPDYKRTVPFGTGATVFYNYLDFMFKNNTSWRFQLRTWVDEEYLRGEIRCEQALPCKFTVEEREHRFVRINGIVYRENELWRKETDLETSEILKEELLLKNHSEVRYDVSEMPGIEVVEQE
- the gmd gene encoding GDP-mannose 4,6-dehydratase, coding for MKKALITGITGQDGSYLTELLIEKGYEVHGIVRRSSSFNRERIEHLIQEPDIYRSSLFLHYGDMTDSSALNRILEKVGPDEIYNLAAQSHVRISFDMPEYTADVDALGVARLLDAIGEVGLLGECKFYQASTSEMFGSSPPPQNEETPFHPRSPYAAAKLYSHWMVVNYRKGYGLHASSGILFNHESPRRGRNFVTRKIAIAAARIKMGLQNNLALGNLDAKRDWGHAKDYASAMHLMLQRPEGDDFVIATGETHSIRDFLDRAFGRLDLDWKKYVTVDKRYFRPTEVDVLMGDASKAENLLGWKPEISFDVLVNEMVDYELAQLNSQLK